DNA sequence from the Candidatus Atribacteria bacterium genome:
TAACCGGAGTGGGCAAAACAGTGATAGAGAAGGATGAACTGATTTCCCGGATAAGCCTGCCGGAAATGAAAAAAAATTCAGGGAGTGCTTTTTCTAAGAAAGGAAGGGTTAAGGCGGATATCGCCAAGATCAATTTGGCGGTTTGCCTTGAGAGAGAGGGCAATCTTTGCAAAGATTGCAGGATAGTACTTGGTTCGGTTGCTGAAAAAGCCATTCGAGCAAAAAAAGCTGAAAGCCTTATAAAGGGACAAACAGTAAGTATTTCCTTAATAGAGAAAATAGCCAAGAAAGCATCGGAAGAGATTAAGCCCATTGATGATATCCGTTCATCGCTTACCTATAGAACTGAAATAGCTCGGGTAATGGTAGAGGAATTAGTAAGAATCGCCTGGGAAAGATCCGGAGGTGAATTGAAGCCATGAAGAAATTAGTAATAGAGTTCACTATTAACCAGCAAAAGAGAAGGCTTTTTGTAAAACCAAATGACCTTTTAATTAATATCATAAGAAACGATTTATTTCTAACCGGAAGTAAATACAGCTGCGGTATCGGTGAATGCGGTGCCTGCACTGTTTTATTAGATGGAGAGCCAGTTTTATCTTGCCTGACCTTGGCGGCAACTGTCGACGGCAAAGAAATTACTACCATTGAAGGGCTGGCAAAGGGAAATGAGCTGCATCCTATACAAATATCCTTTTTAAAGAATGCAGCAGTGCAGTGCGGATTTTGTACGCCAAGCATGATATTAACTGCCACAGCACTATTAAAAGAAAATCCTAATCCTACAGAAGATGAGATTAGAGACTATATAAGAGGGAATATCTGCCGTTGTACCGGGTATGTGCAAATAGTGAAAGCGATTAAGTCTTGTGCAATTGAGCAAAATAGCTAAACTAAGTAACTAAC
Encoded proteins:
- a CDS encoding (2Fe-2S)-binding protein; protein product: MKKLVIEFTINQQKRRLFVKPNDLLINIIRNDLFLTGSKYSCGIGECGACTVLLDGEPVLSCLTLAATVDGKEITTIEGLAKGNELHPIQISFLKNAAVQCGFCTPSMILTATALLKENPNPTEDEIRDYIRGNICRCTGYVQIVKAIKSCAIEQNS